A single region of the Alkalidesulfovibrio alkalitolerans DSM 16529 genome encodes:
- a CDS encoding tyrosine recombinase XerC has product MESDRRGAGLLARYLDHLAVEKGYAEATCRAYGKDVEQFAEHLERLGVDLDVPESVGKDHVRGFLAGLHRAGVKKSSVARKLSSLRGFFDFLVRQDTLAASPMAGLRNPKQDKRHPKALNVDQALALLEAKLSPDPEGLRDLALAEMLYGAGLRVSEALSLDIDDFDPASGFVRVMGKGGKERLAPLGRTALSRLARYVGQRGALLGDAKERALFLGLRGGRLDRRQAARIVQNLAGLAGLPQRISPHTLRHSFATHMLEAGADLRSVQELLGHERLSTTQRYTHLNLQHLMQTYDKAHPKARDKRDPSTAGHSSPDEGAVANKKK; this is encoded by the coding sequence ATGGAAAGTGACCGGCGCGGGGCAGGGCTGCTTGCGCGCTACCTTGACCATTTGGCGGTGGAAAAGGGCTATGCCGAGGCCACCTGCAGGGCCTATGGCAAGGACGTGGAGCAGTTCGCGGAGCATCTGGAGAGGCTTGGAGTCGACCTCGACGTCCCCGAGTCGGTGGGCAAGGACCACGTGCGGGGTTTTCTGGCCGGGCTTCACCGCGCGGGCGTCAAGAAAAGCTCCGTGGCCCGCAAGCTTTCGAGCCTGCGCGGCTTCTTCGACTTCCTCGTGCGGCAGGACACGCTCGCCGCAAGCCCCATGGCGGGCTTGCGCAACCCCAAGCAGGACAAGCGGCACCCCAAGGCCCTGAACGTGGATCAGGCCCTGGCCCTTCTGGAGGCGAAGCTCTCGCCCGATCCGGAAGGACTCCGCGATCTTGCCTTGGCCGAGATGCTTTACGGCGCGGGCCTTCGCGTGAGCGAGGCGCTTTCGTTGGACATCGACGATTTCGATCCAGCGTCGGGTTTCGTGCGCGTCATGGGCAAGGGCGGCAAGGAACGGCTTGCGCCGCTCGGCCGGACTGCACTGTCGCGGCTTGCGCGGTATGTGGGACAGCGCGGCGCGTTGCTTGGCGATGCGAAGGAACGGGCGCTGTTTCTCGGGCTTCGCGGAGGCAGGCTGGATCGGCGTCAGGCGGCGCGCATCGTCCAGAATCTGGCCGGGCTGGCCGGGCTGCCGCAGCGCATAAGCCCGCACACTCTGCGCCACAGCTTCGCCACGCACATGCTCGAAGCAGGGGCCGATCTACGTAGCGTGCAGGAACTGCTCGGCCACGAGCGGTTGAGCACCACCCAGCGTTACACGCACCTCAATCTGCAGCATCTGATGCAGACTTACGATAAGGCGCATCCCAAGGCGCGCGACAAGCGCGACCCCAGCACGGCCGGACACTCCTCCCCGGATGAGGGAGCGGTCGCAAACAAGAAAAAGTAG